A segment of the Halovivax limisalsi genome:
ACCCGACAGCGGCTGGGAGTGCGGAAGCGATGTCGGTGGCCGACGGCGTCTTCCGTGCTGAGACAAGCGACTACGAGGTCGCGTTCTCCGACGAAGCTTTCATCAGGACCACAGCCGACGACGGTGTGATCGAGCCCGTGATCGCGACGCTTTCCGGCGACGGGGAGCGGCTCCTCACCACATCCCCCACCGCAGAACCACTGCTCGAGGCCGTCCCAGCGGGACTGATGACGAACCTCATGGCTGACGTCACCCATGACGACGAGACGTTCCCGGAGCTCCCCCACACCGAGGGAATCGTGCTGACGATCACCGACACCGGTCCCGAGCGGTGGTCCGGCGAACTCGCGGTGTTGTTCGGCGAGGACGCCGGAGACGACGAGGTCGTCGACACGGCCGAGGCGCTCTACGATGACCGCGTCGAGGAGATTGGGGCCGTCGAGTGGGACGCGGGAAACTCACAACTGGCGACCGCGTCGTTCGTCATGCGCGCCCCCGATACGGACGACGGGAACGTCGACGACTCGAGCGACGACGGAACGAGTGGTGACGACTCGAACGACGAAGAGACGGAGGCCCCGGCTCCCGATCCGGCCGAGTGGGACGACGTCAGCGAGATTATCCTCGCCGGACACACCAGCGGCTGGGTCGGCGTCGAACCACCGCTCATCGAGGGCGAGCAGAATCCGGCCATCGGGCTATTCGAGGGACGGACGTACACGATCGAGTGGATCGACGGCGACGGCGCCACCCACAACATCGAGATCAGAACCGAGACGGGTGAGGTCGTCGACGGTCTGGCGACCGAACTGACCGCCGAGCCGGATGGCAATCAGGTCCTCGAATTCGAGGCCACCGAGGAGATGGCTCGCTACCGTTGTAACCCGCACCCGCCCATGGCGGGCGACATCGTCGTCTTCTGACCGGGGCGGCCACGCCCTGTCCGTTCCCCCCAGCCAGGCGGTCGCCTGCTCGACCGGTTGGCGTACCCGAACGTTTCGCGGGTCGAGCAGAAAGGTTATGCCGGTAGTCGCGTATTACTCTTCGACTTCATGGCCGACTCGACCGACTTCGCCGATCGCTTTGCGGACCCCCGGGTAACTGCGCCCTACTGCCGCCGCGTGCCGGGCGACGCCGGGGACGTCGTCCTGCTCGGCGTGGTCCACGACCACCCTGCGAGCGTCGGACGGGTCCAGACCGTCCTCGACCGGTTCGAGCCGGAGACGCTCGCACTCGAACTGCCCAGTGCCGCCGTCCCGCTCTACCGAGCCTACGCGTCGAGAGCGACGGGCGACAACCGCCCGCCCGTCGGCGGCGAGATGAGCGCGGCCATCGCCGCGACCGACGCGCGCGTCGCCGGGATCGACGCCCCCAGCCTGTCGTTCTTCCGCCGGCTCGCGACCCGTCTCGTCGCCGACCGCGTCAGTCCGGGGACCGCCCGGCGCGTCCTCGAGAGCGTCGGCGGCGCGACGCGGACCGCCCTCTCCTATCGCCTGGCCGCGACGCTCTCGAACGTCACCTCGGTCTCCGTGACGCCCGACGAGCGCATCGACTACGAGTGCGAGTTCGACGATCCGCCCGACCGGCAGGCCGACCACGAGCGGGGCCACGTCGCCGGCGTCAGGGCGCTGCTGCGCGCGACCGAGGGCGAATCGAAGCGCTACCGCGACGAGACGCGCGAGGCCTGCATGATCGATCGGTTGCGGTCGCTGCGTCGCGACGGCGACGTCGTCGCGGTCGTCGGCGTCGGCCACCTGGATCCGATCGAGGACGCTCTCGCGGGCTGTTGACGGACGACCACTTCAGCCCAGCGTCGAGATGCAGTTCCAGCAGTAGGTGTAGGTCGAATCGGACTCGTTGGGCGCGCCACAGCGCGGACACTCGACGGCCTCGCCCTCGATTTCGAGATCGAACTCCGACGGATCGGCGCGCTCCGCGCCGGTGTGGGATCGATCGACCGGCGCGCCGTAGCGGACGTTCGAGAGGGGGCCGTCGTCGAGCGCACGGGCCGGTCGGCGGTCGTCGCTCTCCTGACGGCTGTAGTAGTAAAAGAGCGCCAGGTGTAGCAGGGCGAACAGGAGGACGTAGCCGGCCAGCCAGCCCCAGAGCTCCATATCGTGGGACAGGATGGCACGGCACTTGGGTATTCGGCGCGGGCCTGCAGGGTCCGGGTTCGTAAGGGTCCGTTACCGACAGATACAGACGGACGCGCGGCATTCGGCCGGAACTCGTCACCGACGACGCGGCCGACTCCCCCGCAGGGGCGCCAGTCTGGACGAAGCCCGCTCCAAACCGTTCGAACGACTACGCACCCGGCGGTTCGAGGTCGCGCTCGAACTCGTCGAAGACGTCGAGGTCGTCGGGCAGGTCGTACTCGATCCGGCGTTCGGCCTGGCGGTTCTCGCCGCCGGCTTCGAGCGGTTCGGCGACGTCCTCCCAGCCCGGCTTGATCTTCACGCTCTTCGCGGGGGCGCCGACGGCGACGTGGTGGGCCGGGACATCGCCCTGGACGACGGCTCGGGCCCCGACGACGGCGTTCTCGCCGACCTGGCAACCGGCCCGGACCATGGCGTCGTAGGTGACGCGAGCGTCGTCTTCGACGATCGTGTGGTAGTTCTCGACGGCCGTCTGGTCGACGATGTCGTGATCGTGGCTGTAGAGGTGGACGCCGTCGGAGATCGACGCCCGGTTCCCGATGGTCAGCTTCCCGCGATCGTCCAGGTGGACGTCGTCGTGGACGACCGTGTTGTCCCCGACGGAGATGTTGTGACCGTAGGTGAACGTGATCCCCTTGAAGAAGCGGCAGTCGTCGCCGCAGGATTCGAAGAGGTGGTTCGCGAGCATCCGCCGAAATCGGAGCGCGAACTCGACGTTGTCCGCGATCGGCAGGCTGTCGAACTGCCGCCAGAGCCACTGGAGGTGCTTCGACCGGCGGAACTTCTCCTCGTCCTTCTCGGCGTAGTACTCGCTCTCGAGCGTGGTGTTACACGGATCGTAACTCTGCAGGCGCACCCGTTCGGCAGCCGAGACGTCCGCGCCGTCTCGCGCCTCGGGCGCTCGATCGGCCTCGTCGTGCTGCGACGCGCTCGCCTGCCAGCGTTCGTAGGCCTCGCGGTCGCCCGTCAGGTCGAGCAGGACGTCCTCGACGACGTCGCACGTGTCCTCCGGGCCCGCGAGTCGGTCGTCGACCTCGTCGATGAACGCCGTCATCGCCGTCTCGGCCTCGGCCGGGAGCGAGACGTGCCGCTTGGTCATGTCGGATCAATCGACGGCCGCGTTGATTAGGGGTTCGGTTGCGGAAGAAGCGGTGACGCAGCGACCGCGGCGAGACGGTGACGCGATGGTCCGTCCCGATCGCAACCGACATTTCGGCGTACCCACTCTGGCAGGGTAGATGCCCACCGAGCACGTCAACCGGGACGACGTCGCCGCGCGGCTGGACCGTCTCCGGACGGCGTCCGAGTCGGTGCCCGTCGTCGAAACCGAAGCGGCGGTCCCGGCCGACCGGTTCGATTCGTTGCTCGAACGCGCTCACGAGGGATACACCGGCGGCGGCTACGCGTGGATCGTCCGCGAGCCGGCCGACGCCCCGCCGCTCTCCCCGTCCATGCCGGCCGATTCCGTCGAGAGCGATCCCGTCGTCTGCCTGATCCAGCACCGGGGCGACGAGGACCGCTGGCGACTCCCCGGCGGCGGTCGCGAAGACGGCGAGACGTACGAGGACGCGACGATCCGCGAGGTGCGCGAGGAGATCGGCCTGGAAATCGACCTGGCCGCGCCGAACCTGTGCTACCGGGAGATCCAGGCGCCCGACGACGGTCGCGACATCCGCCTGCACACCCTTTGGGTCACCTTCGACGCGGTGTGGGCGAGCGGGCACCTCGACATCCAGGCGGGCGAACTCCGCGGGGCGGCGTGGCTGGCCGATCCGCCGCGCGACCTCGGCCCCTGGGCGCAGTATCGCGCGGCCGACTGGTGGGACGCGTTCGATCCCGTCGATCCCTGGTGGGCGGAAACCGACCCGGATCCGCACGCGGAGACGACGGACGAGTGATCGGAGCGCAGCCGAGTTGACCGGGACGGGACGACCGCGCCGATCACTCGTATCGGAGCGCGTCGATCGGATCCGTCCGGGCGGCCTTCCAGGCCGGGTAGAGCCCGGAAATCACGCCGACCAGAATGCCGACCACGATCGCGAGGGCGACGTACTCGACGGGGTAGACCAGCGGCAGGTCGATGTACCGCGCGCCGACGTAACCGGCCGCCAGGCCGAGCGCGGTCCCGAGGATCGCGCCGATCACGCCGAGGACGATCGACTCCAGGAGGAAGAGGCCGAGGACGTGGCGGTTCTGCGCGCCGACGGCCTTCATGATGCCGATCTCGCGGGTGCGCTCGGTCACGGAGACCAGCATGATGTTGGCGATGCCGATCGAACCCACCAGCAACGAGATGGCCGCGACCCCGACGATGAAGTTCTGCAGCAGGCCGAGGATGTCCTGCAGCTGCGAGAGCAGTTGCGTGCTCGTCTGGAGCACCATCTCCAGCTCGCCGGCATCGAGCAGCTCGCTCGCGTCCGACTCGTCGCTCTCGAGGTAGGTCCGCGCAGCGTCACGCGCCCGGTCGACCGCCGCATCGTCGGCGGAGGGTGCCTCGACGACGATCGCGATGTACCGCGTTCCATCAGAGACGGTTGCGGCACCGTCGTCGCCGCCATCACCACCGGCGTCTGCCGAGTCGTTTCCGCCCTCACCGCCCCCCGACTCGCTTCCGGCATCACCGCCCCCCGACTCGCTTCCGGCATCACCGCCCGCGCCCTCGCTGTAGAACGGGTCCGTCGGGACGTAGACCCGCGGCGAGGAGCCGAAGCCCTCGAACGGGCTCAGCCCCTCCGAATCCTCGGTGATGCCGACGACCGTCACCGTCGCCGTCTCGCCGCCCCCGTAGACGAGCGTGAGATCGTCGCCGACGCTGACGTTCGTCTCGAACGCGCCGGCGATGGCGGGGTTGATGACGGCCTCGGTGGCACCCATCTCGAACTGCCGACCGTCGGCGAGGTCGGCCTCGCGGACGTAGGACGGGCCGGTGGCGAAGGCGCCGTCGCCGAGCGGGACGAGGTCGTCGCCGGTCGCGATCGCCTGCGTCCCGAGCGGGGCGTAGCCGTAGGCCGCATCGACGCCGTCGCGCTCCGCGATGGCGGCGAGGTCGGCGTCGCTGACGACCGGCTGGGCGCCCGCGAGCGG
Coding sequences within it:
- a CDS encoding cupredoxin domain-containing protein, translating into MSAAQFNGWSHVPALEDGPVWAYHYDYAESKRQEVDPIVEGIESTVRGADHWPPLEATDEVVMMPTVNSGKSSVTVFEGTYDTKSLADHPTAAGSAEAMSVADGVFRAETSDYEVAFSDEAFIRTTADDGVIEPVIATLSGDGERLLTTSPTAEPLLEAVPAGLMTNLMADVTHDDETFPELPHTEGIVLTITDTGPERWSGELAVLFGEDAGDDEVVDTAEALYDDRVEEIGAVEWDAGNSQLATASFVMRAPDTDDGNVDDSSDDGTSGDDSNDEETEAPAPDPAEWDDVSEIILAGHTSGWVGVEPPLIEGEQNPAIGLFEGRTYTIEWIDGDGATHNIEIRTETGEVVDGLATELTAEPDGNQVLEFEATEEMARYRCNPHPPMAGDIVVF
- a CDS encoding DUF7577 domain-containing protein; the encoded protein is MELWGWLAGYVLLFALLHLALFYYYSRQESDDRRPARALDDGPLSNVRYGAPVDRSHTGAERADPSEFDLEIEGEAVECPRCGAPNESDSTYTYCWNCISTLG
- a CDS encoding acyltransferase; this encodes MTKRHVSLPAEAETAMTAFIDEVDDRLAGPEDTCDVVEDVLLDLTGDREAYERWQASASQHDEADRAPEARDGADVSAAERVRLQSYDPCNTTLESEYYAEKDEEKFRRSKHLQWLWRQFDSLPIADNVEFALRFRRMLANHLFESCGDDCRFFKGITFTYGHNISVGDNTVVHDDVHLDDRGKLTIGNRASISDGVHLYSHDHDIVDQTAVENYHTIVEDDARVTYDAMVRAGCQVGENAVVGARAVVQGDVPAHHVAVGAPAKSVKIKPGWEDVAEPLEAGGENRQAERRIEYDLPDDLDVFDEFERDLEPPGA
- a CDS encoding NUDIX hydrolase is translated as MPTEHVNRDDVAARLDRLRTASESVPVVETEAAVPADRFDSLLERAHEGYTGGGYAWIVREPADAPPLSPSMPADSVESDPVVCLIQHRGDEDRWRLPGGGREDGETYEDATIREVREEIGLEIDLAAPNLCYREIQAPDDGRDIRLHTLWVTFDAVWASGHLDIQAGELRGAAWLADPPRDLGPWAQYRAADWWDAFDPVDPWWAETDPDPHAETTDE
- a CDS encoding ABC transporter permease encodes the protein MRLLSLLRLAWRSISGHRLRSALTTLGVVIGIAAVIAFVTLGASLQAGIVGDISPDDQRNIYGWAADPGAEGGPLAGAQPVVSDADLAAIAERDGVDAAYGYAPLGTQAIATGDDLVPLGDGAFATGPSYVREADLADGRQFEMGATEAVINPAIAGAFETNVSVGDDLTLVYGGGETATVTVVGITEDSEGLSPFEGFGSSPRVYVPTDPFYSEGAGGDAGSESGGGDAGSESGGGEGGNDSADAGGDGGDDGAATVSDGTRYIAIVVEAPSADDAAVDRARDAARTYLESDESDASELLDAGELEMVLQTSTQLLSQLQDILGLLQNFIVGVAAISLLVGSIGIANIMLVSVTERTREIGIMKAVGAQNRHVLGLFLLESIVLGVIGAILGTALGLAAGYVGARYIDLPLVYPVEYVALAIVVGILVGVISGLYPAWKAARTDPIDALRYE